A genomic window from Sphingobacterium sp. BN32 includes:
- a CDS encoding TonB-dependent siderophore receptor, whose product MSDTRSGVPIENANVTNLETGITRTTDVGGNCLTTVSDKTRLSISHVSYRDTIIEVSADHKQIYVRLSSLELNIVEVYADQPFNKKAALGVNRVSLPFLTATPSFLGEPDILKGLTFLPGVTDGKEGYSHLFVRGGEQDQNQILLDGATMLNVNHIGGYISMFQPELVGGVDFYKNYWPSKFGGRLSSVLDIRTKEGNYKEHHQSFQFSLISPKFSASGPLIKDRLSYHVGMRRTIVDLATGAIARKIRRGDRTGDIGNLVSQDLTMRLDGRLSDKQHISLTALLGRDRHSFLENYPSYNELSEDKYGVKNELLALNYRINLVPTTSLNAHASYSNYRHFYDIYSKTNDGSDFGGMDKNSIEVSSISGNSVRSIKFNIHGKTQVSDALDLNYGIEREEFQYGIYLRRGEAVDGGIISDYYRDMDTRDVDNTALSADFSYRMTERFRVNSGIRISRYGHERSGTWLSEPKILLTYELDDRSTINAAFNMQRQSAMLLGFTDDMGRFREFYIANDGILAPSLSKQWSIGYFRNPKGLLDNMSIELFLKDQSDVVKFAPSTDFEKDVVEYNDFLHRGGRMRTYGVEVLLQKTTGKLHGSLSYTYAKSQSMFGSLNQGNWFNSDFDFRNYVNFLMMYNFGKGYRLSGSWTYKTGRPFTMPTSMTEIEEWRSGFPIMGNLNNMRLPAFHRLDVNIERKWKTRKGNTRWFGIGLYNVYNRVNPFFAQPSDIPGKLEVTGMFPIMPSFNIGFEL is encoded by the coding sequence GTGAGCGACACCCGTAGCGGAGTTCCGATCGAAAACGCAAATGTGACTAACCTGGAAACAGGTATAACCCGGACAACGGATGTCGGTGGAAATTGCTTGACTACGGTTTCCGATAAAACACGGCTTTCCATCTCGCATGTTTCATATCGGGATACGATTATTGAAGTGTCTGCGGATCACAAGCAGATATATGTGAGACTGTCCTCATTGGAGCTAAATATAGTTGAGGTCTATGCTGACCAACCGTTTAATAAAAAAGCTGCTCTTGGTGTAAACCGCGTTTCACTCCCTTTTTTAACGGCTACCCCATCTTTTCTGGGGGAACCTGACATATTAAAAGGCTTAACGTTCCTGCCGGGCGTTACAGATGGAAAGGAGGGATATTCGCATCTCTTTGTGCGCGGAGGCGAGCAGGACCAGAACCAGATCCTGCTTGATGGAGCTACGATGTTGAACGTGAACCATATCGGCGGATATATTTCTATGTTTCAGCCAGAGCTCGTCGGAGGGGTAGATTTTTATAAGAACTACTGGCCATCCAAATTTGGAGGCCGCCTATCTTCCGTGCTGGACATACGGACGAAGGAAGGAAATTACAAAGAGCATCATCAATCTTTTCAGTTTAGCCTGATTTCGCCCAAGTTCAGTGCTAGCGGACCCCTGATTAAGGATCGATTGAGCTATCACGTAGGGATGCGCAGAACAATTGTTGATCTGGCAACCGGCGCTATAGCAAGGAAAATACGAAGAGGCGACCGTACTGGTGATATTGGAAATCTTGTCTCGCAGGACTTGACCATGCGACTGGATGGCCGTTTGTCTGATAAACAGCATATTTCCCTCACCGCACTGCTTGGACGCGATAGACATTCTTTTTTAGAAAACTATCCATCGTACAATGAGCTATCAGAAGATAAATATGGTGTCAAAAATGAGCTTCTCGCACTAAATTACAGGATTAATCTCGTACCGACCACTTCGCTGAATGCACATGCCAGTTATTCCAATTATAGACACTTCTACGATATCTATTCGAAAACCAATGATGGGTCGGACTTCGGCGGAATGGACAAAAATAGCATCGAGGTTTCCAGTATATCCGGTAACAGTGTCCGTTCCATCAAATTTAATATCCATGGGAAGACACAGGTTAGTGACGCGCTAGACTTAAATTACGGTATAGAGCGGGAAGAATTTCAATACGGGATCTACCTGAGGCGGGGGGAAGCAGTTGACGGAGGGATAATCAGTGATTATTACCGGGATATGGATACGCGCGATGTTGACAATACAGCGCTGTCGGCAGATTTTTCGTACAGAATGACTGAGCGGTTCCGAGTCAATTCAGGCATCAGGATTTCCAGATATGGGCATGAACGGTCTGGCACTTGGCTATCGGAACCGAAGATCCTTCTGACCTATGAGCTCGATGATAGGTCGACAATTAACGCCGCTTTTAATATGCAGCGTCAGAGCGCTATGCTGTTAGGCTTTACGGACGATATGGGGCGTTTTAGGGAGTTTTATATAGCAAATGACGGTATCTTAGCTCCGTCATTGTCCAAGCAATGGTCAATCGGATATTTTCGTAATCCAAAAGGCTTATTGGACAACATGTCCATCGAACTCTTCCTTAAGGATCAGTCCGATGTTGTCAAATTTGCACCCTCTACTGATTTTGAGAAAGATGTGGTAGAATATAATGACTTCCTTCATCGGGGTGGAAGAATGAGGACCTATGGGGTAGAAGTTCTTTTGCAGAAGACTACAGGAAAGCTGCACGGTTCATTATCCTATACCTATGCCAAGTCCCAGTCTATGTTCGGGTCACTGAATCAAGGAAATTGGTTCAATTCGGATTTTGATTTTAGGAACTATGTTAACTTTCTGATGATGTACAATTTTGGAAAGGGTTACAGGCTCTCAGGAAGCTGGACCTATAAGACGGGAAGACCATTCACAATGCCTACAAGTATGACCGAAATAGAAGAATGGAGATCGGGCTTTCCTATTATGGGGAATCTTAACAATATGCGCCTGCCGGCCTTCCATCGGCTGGATGTCAATATTGAACGGAAATGGAAGACTAGAAAGGGGAATACAAGATGGTTTGGGATAGGTCTTTATAATGTCTATAATCGGGTAAATCCCTTCTTCGCACAGCCTTCGGATATTCCCGGAAAGTTGGAAGTCACAGGGATGTTCCCTATCATGCCTTCCTTCAATATCGGATTTGAACTTTAA
- a CDS encoding M1 family metallopeptidase codes for MKLKFSITLLFLTVVSLVGFAQRKGYWQQGVDYTMDIDVNEKTFQYDGKMTLKYSNNSGQSLNKVYFHLYFNAFQPGSMMDERLKVIPDPDRRMMQNIGSKEKPQLQSRISTLKPNQIGYQKIKTVKFNGQDATFKEDGTILEVTLPSAIADNSTATFELTWEAQVPEQIRRSGRNSAEGVAFSMTQWYPKMAHFDEFGWHLDEYIGREFVAPFGKFDVTIHINKDYVIGSSGKLQNPSEVKGYVKNAKVKTKNNKASWHYKAENIHDFAWAADTKFVVDSAKSKAGITVYTVFLPTDATIVSNWKTALGMATDFFDFTGTKFGAYPWPTYTIVQGGDGGMEYGTATLVTGGRDLKGLVGVIFHEAAHSWYQHLFGINETVDEWFDEGFTSYIEDLAYQELFLRPTAKALNPIGAAYNSYYRLALSGKEEPMSLLADYYNTNFAYSTQAYSKGAVLAEQLGYIIGKENLHKTFLAFYDKWKFKHPTPNDFKRTAEEISGINLKWYFNLFLNTTRKIDYGISNVSDNAVTIRNNSDFAMPIDVLVTYTDGSKELFYIPLREMRGEKPAEESYDIYQGVKRTVLTDWFWTKPSYTISLPKKAKEVVIDPTQRLADVKQDDNVYKP; via the coding sequence ATGAAACTTAAATTTTCGATAACCCTTCTATTCTTAACGGTAGTATCGCTTGTTGGATTTGCACAGCGTAAAGGCTACTGGCAACAAGGCGTTGACTATACAATGGATATTGATGTCAATGAAAAGACTTTTCAGTATGATGGAAAGATGACCTTGAAATACAGCAATAACTCCGGTCAGTCCTTAAACAAAGTGTATTTCCATCTTTATTTTAATGCCTTCCAACCGGGGAGCATGATGGACGAGCGCTTAAAGGTGATTCCTGATCCGGATCGTCGGATGATGCAGAATATCGGCAGCAAAGAGAAACCGCAGCTACAAAGCAGAATATCGACTTTAAAACCTAACCAGATCGGTTACCAGAAAATCAAAACTGTAAAGTTCAACGGTCAGGACGCGACCTTCAAAGAAGACGGTACGATTCTGGAAGTGACGCTTCCATCCGCAATTGCCGACAACAGCACTGCAACATTCGAGCTGACATGGGAGGCGCAGGTGCCTGAGCAAATCCGCCGTAGCGGACGTAACTCGGCTGAGGGCGTTGCTTTCTCCATGACCCAATGGTATCCTAAGATGGCACATTTTGACGAGTTCGGATGGCATTTGGACGAGTATATAGGTCGCGAATTCGTTGCTCCCTTCGGGAAATTCGATGTAACCATCCACATCAATAAAGACTATGTAATCGGTTCATCCGGCAAATTGCAGAACCCATCGGAAGTGAAGGGCTATGTAAAGAATGCCAAAGTAAAAACAAAGAACAATAAAGCTTCATGGCATTATAAAGCGGAGAACATCCATGATTTCGCCTGGGCTGCAGATACTAAGTTTGTGGTAGACTCGGCGAAGTCCAAAGCTGGTATCACGGTTTACACCGTATTCTTACCTACGGATGCGACCATCGTTTCGAATTGGAAAACAGCATTAGGTATGGCGACAGATTTCTTTGATTTCACAGGCACAAAATTCGGCGCCTATCCATGGCCTACTTATACCATAGTTCAAGGTGGCGATGGCGGAATGGAATATGGAACCGCGACCCTGGTTACAGGGGGCAGAGATTTGAAAGGCTTAGTGGGCGTTATTTTCCATGAGGCGGCACACTCCTGGTATCAGCATTTGTTCGGCATCAACGAAACCGTAGACGAGTGGTTTGATGAAGGTTTCACCAGCTATATAGAAGACCTGGCCTATCAGGAATTATTCTTGAGACCAACAGCAAAAGCGCTTAATCCAATTGGTGCGGCATATAACTCGTATTATAGACTTGCACTTTCGGGCAAAGAAGAACCCATGAGCCTACTGGCCGATTATTACAATACGAACTTTGCATACAGTACCCAAGCTTACAGTAAAGGGGCGGTATTGGCAGAGCAATTAGGCTATATCATCGGGAAAGAAAACTTGCACAAGACTTTTCTTGCCTTCTACGACAAATGGAAGTTCAAGCATCCGACGCCAAATGATTTCAAGCGCACGGCAGAAGAGATTTCTGGTATCAATCTAAAATGGTATTTCAACTTATTCTTAAATACAACGCGCAAGATAGACTACGGTATTTCGAATGTCTCAGATAATGCGGTAACCATCCGTAATAACTCTGATTTTGCGATGCCTATTGATGTGTTGGTGACTTATACCGACGGTAGCAAAGAGCTTTTCTACATTCCGCTACGCGAAATGCGCGGCGAGAAACCTGCGGAAGAATCATACGATATTTACCAAGGCGTTAAACGCACCGTATTGACCGACTGGTTCTGGACAAAACCAAGCTACACAATCTCACTTCCGAAGAAAGCAAAAGAGGTAGTAATCGATCCTACGCAGCGCCTGGCTGATGTAAAACAAGATGATAACGTGTATAAGCCCTAA
- a CDS encoding ABC transporter ATP-binding protein, giving the protein MIEIQNLSKHYNGVQVLNIPQLYIKEGESIGLVGNNGAGKTTLFSLILDLIQPDSGFVKLKGEQVQGNGAWKKFSTAFIDESFLIGYLSPNEYFYFLGELRGMNKVDVDAFVSQFEEFFNGEVLNKKVFIRDLSKGNQKKVGIIGALIGEPELVILDEPFANLDPTTQFRLKNLLNKLKQEHKVTLLISSHDLSHTVDTADRIIALNKGVLVKDSPKTPETLNELNAFFAVE; this is encoded by the coding sequence ATGATCGAAATACAAAATTTAAGCAAGCATTACAACGGAGTACAGGTTTTAAATATTCCGCAATTATATATCAAGGAAGGGGAAAGCATAGGATTAGTAGGGAATAACGGGGCTGGGAAAACTACGTTATTTAGTTTGATATTGGATCTGATACAACCCGATTCGGGTTTTGTGAAGCTGAAGGGAGAGCAAGTACAGGGAAATGGGGCATGGAAAAAGTTTAGTACCGCATTTATCGATGAGAGCTTCCTGATTGGGTACCTGAGCCCCAACGAGTATTTCTATTTTCTGGGGGAGCTTCGGGGCATGAACAAAGTTGATGTCGATGCCTTCGTATCACAGTTTGAGGAATTCTTTAATGGTGAAGTCTTAAACAAAAAGGTTTTCATTCGAGACCTTTCCAAAGGAAATCAAAAGAAAGTAGGAATTATCGGCGCCTTGATCGGTGAACCTGAATTAGTAATTTTAGATGAGCCCTTCGCCAACTTAGACCCAACAACGCAGTTCCGTTTGAAGAACCTCCTGAATAAATTGAAACAAGAACATAAAGTGACGCTATTGATCTCTAGCCACGACTTGTCCCATACGGTGGATACTGCCGATCGCATTATCGCATTAAACAAGGGTGTGCTGGTCAAAGACTCCCCAAAAACACCCGAAACACTGAACGAATTGAATGCCTTCTTCGCAGTCGAATAG
- a CDS encoding ABC transporter permease — protein sequence MLKLAFKFIRYDRAKSVGIIIAIVISIFLIGQQLGLLFFLMGLMGNLVGNAPVQENEIWIIEAQSNNINSVNSIDQRLVQQIGSLPAVDIAYPVVLAPAQATFLDGKTAAVTLVGSPVPEFIMGPIPNRIAEGDVSSLIDPNAVSAETFSAKTWNTELHLDKPIEINGKRAMITVLTKNAQAFGASLMYTSLENARLLGNADPSKVSLIVAKLNEGADKEQIAQDIGQLFPQLQAWDPKKLESSTVREILITSNMGMSFGTLVLFAMISGFFIIGLTLYSSALDRIKDYGTLKAIGAKKGYVNKLIVAQAFLYAVIGYCIAMFLLFGFKFGVANSGLVIQISPGFALFLLFITLIISIGGSLFAVRKISKLEPASVF from the coding sequence ATGTTGAAATTAGCGTTTAAGTTTATTCGGTATGACCGCGCCAAAAGCGTAGGTATTATCATCGCTATTGTGATCAGCATCTTCTTGATCGGTCAACAGCTGGGGTTATTGTTCTTTCTGATGGGATTGATGGGCAACTTGGTTGGCAATGCGCCGGTGCAGGAAAATGAGATATGGATCATCGAAGCGCAAAGCAATAACATCAACTCGGTGAATAGCATCGATCAGCGTTTGGTGCAACAAATCGGTAGCCTCCCTGCGGTGGATATCGCTTATCCGGTGGTCTTGGCACCTGCGCAAGCTACCTTCCTCGATGGAAAAACAGCTGCTGTAACTCTCGTCGGCTCTCCCGTTCCGGAGTTTATCATGGGGCCAATTCCTAATCGGATTGCAGAAGGAGACGTCAGCTCGCTCATAGACCCCAATGCCGTATCCGCGGAAACCTTTAGTGCAAAGACCTGGAATACCGAGCTACATCTCGATAAACCCATTGAAATTAATGGGAAGCGAGCGATGATTACGGTGTTAACAAAGAACGCACAGGCCTTTGGTGCTAGCCTGATGTACACCTCCCTTGAAAATGCGCGATTGCTAGGCAATGCCGACCCGAGCAAAGTAAGCCTTATTGTAGCCAAGCTCAACGAAGGGGCAGATAAAGAACAGATTGCACAGGACATCGGACAACTCTTTCCACAATTGCAGGCTTGGGACCCAAAAAAATTGGAAAGTTCTACCGTTCGCGAAATCCTGATCACCTCCAATATGGGCATGAGCTTTGGCACTCTAGTGCTGTTTGCCATGATCAGTGGATTCTTCATCATTGGGCTGACCCTATACTCTTCGGCGTTAGACCGTATCAAAGACTATGGAACACTAAAAGCCATTGGCGCGAAAAAAGGATATGTCAATAAATTAATCGTAGCACAGGCATTTCTATACGCGGTTATCGGTTATTGCATTGCCATGTTTTTATTGTTCGGTTTTAAGTTTGGCGTCGCCAATTCCGGATTGGTCATCCAAATCAGTCCCGGCTTTGCCTTATTTTTATTATTTATAACCCTGATTATTTCCATTGGAGGTTCACTGTTCGCTGTGCGGAAGATTTCCAAACTCGAACCGGCCTCTGTATTCTAA
- a CDS encoding DUF5687 family protein: MFTRLLALEWKSFFRSAGFGKGLAIKLFLGFLALYFLSSFFVFGAALHPLLKEAFPEDEPIHMVNKFILVWYCLSFIMRIIFQNLPLLNVKPLLLLDINRGTVVHYSLMKTIYSFWNLLFLAAIIPYTLFTLNLAVFAPLQMIGWFIAVVALEYLINFLALYISKNFNANFKRVLPFILIILILVALDYFKIFSISDLFGYFLNQVLSLPILAIIPIVLVAIVYRLLFNNIKQNMYLDAYLQQTKTEFKSSDLSWTSRFGELAPYLQLDLKLLWRAKRARNVLLVCVLFLAYGLFFYTNPKLIDSSMISFVGIFLSGIFIINFGQFIPAWDSSYYPLLMSQNITMKQYLESKAILMYLSVGILTMLSTPYLYFGWNILWTNIACAVYNLGINVPLILYFGSMNRKRIDLDNASFLNYQGIGAAQWLVGIPLLAIPILIWGIAKMTLGIQMANVVLAIVGIIGFALKNQLLNSISQRYETKKYDMLKGFREVNN; this comes from the coding sequence ATGTTCACAAGACTACTAGCACTAGAGTGGAAGTCATTTTTCCGGTCTGCGGGGTTTGGAAAGGGCCTTGCCATTAAACTATTCCTCGGATTTCTCGCCCTCTACTTTCTTTCCTCCTTCTTTGTTTTTGGTGCTGCACTTCACCCACTATTGAAGGAAGCATTCCCAGAAGACGAACCGATCCACATGGTCAATAAGTTTATTTTAGTATGGTACTGCTTAAGTTTTATTATGCGTATCATATTTCAAAATTTACCGCTATTGAATGTGAAGCCGCTTTTATTGCTCGATATTAATCGAGGAACGGTGGTGCATTATTCGTTGATGAAAACCATCTATTCCTTCTGGAATCTACTTTTTCTTGCGGCAATCATACCCTATACCTTGTTCACGCTGAACTTAGCTGTGTTTGCTCCACTGCAAATGATTGGTTGGTTCATTGCTGTAGTCGCCTTGGAATACCTGATCAATTTCTTAGCCCTGTATATTAGCAAGAACTTCAACGCTAATTTTAAAAGGGTTTTGCCGTTCATCCTGATTATTTTAATCTTGGTGGCGTTAGATTACTTTAAGATTTTTTCCATTAGCGATTTATTTGGGTACTTCTTAAACCAAGTGTTGAGCCTGCCAATCCTTGCCATCATCCCGATTGTTCTTGTCGCAATTGTTTACCGCCTGCTCTTTAACAATATTAAGCAGAATATGTATTTGGATGCCTACTTACAGCAGACAAAAACCGAATTCAAATCATCCGATTTATCTTGGACAAGCCGTTTCGGAGAACTCGCGCCCTACCTACAATTAGATCTAAAACTGCTGTGGCGAGCAAAACGCGCCAGAAATGTACTGCTCGTCTGTGTCTTATTCCTCGCCTACGGACTATTCTTTTATACCAACCCAAAGCTTATCGATTCCAGTATGATTTCATTTGTCGGAATATTTCTCTCTGGTATTTTCATCATCAACTTTGGACAATTTATTCCCGCCTGGGATAGCTCTTACTATCCCTTATTGATGAGCCAGAACATTACGATGAAACAATACCTGGAGTCCAAAGCCATCCTCATGTACCTGTCGGTGGGTATCCTGACCATGTTAAGCACGCCCTATCTATATTTCGGATGGAATATCCTTTGGACCAATATAGCATGTGCGGTTTACAATCTCGGCATCAACGTGCCGCTTATATTGTATTTCGGTTCCATGAACAGAAAACGCATCGATTTGGATAACGCGAGTTTCTTGAATTATCAAGGGATTGGCGCGGCACAGTGGTTAGTCGGAATACCCCTGTTGGCTATCCCAATCCTGATATGGGGCATCGCCAAAATGACGTTAGGTATTCAGATGGCGAATGTCGTCCTTGCGATTGTCGGCATCATTGGCTTTGCATTGAAAAATCAATTGCTGAACAGCATTTCGCAGCGCTATGAAACCAAGAAGTACGACATGTTAAAGGGATTTAGAGAAGTAAATAATTAA
- a CDS encoding TolC family protein codes for MKKIVSIILLILPVWVAAQSLSIEQLWGEMSKNKGLQQRQVETAIKQEELSEQKRTRIPVFYIDANLQHNIIIPTTPVPAIAFDPTAPDGAIIPLKFATKWSSKVGVQMEWDIFDPKRSVAEQQKQIEINKSTIEQARQTEQWKKNATLAYAAVVLASEQYALAVEDSIAYQKILAVVKSRYEEGREGTSEYVQAQQELERKRIALYEAWSVLLDSDLELGRYQDLDTTKVLSSNMQDIRQFIQALQLYNYDLETLKLDQQMNELQQRSLKKELLPTLKLNAYLGEQLYSNEFRLDRGSDWFGNSFVNLALRIPLSSYFTMQPSLKKNILQQQLTSLQLEEEQLNDNIQSQQKAVKVQAAEKKLAAYQRIDQLALENKETKEKAFHAGRLLLTELMQAHASYNQARKDIWQAEYDLLKIALEN; via the coding sequence ATGAAGAAGATTGTATCTATCATATTGCTGATTTTACCTGTTTGGGTCGCTGCACAATCCTTGAGCATCGAACAGTTGTGGGGCGAGATGAGCAAGAACAAGGGCTTGCAGCAACGACAAGTTGAAACAGCCATTAAACAAGAAGAATTAAGCGAACAGAAAAGAACGCGCATACCTGTATTCTATATTGATGCCAATCTGCAGCATAATATCATTATCCCGACAACGCCTGTCCCGGCAATAGCTTTCGATCCAACAGCGCCTGACGGCGCCATTATCCCGCTTAAGTTCGCAACCAAATGGTCTTCGAAGGTCGGTGTACAGATGGAATGGGATATTTTCGACCCTAAGCGTAGCGTCGCGGAGCAACAAAAACAAATAGAAATCAACAAATCGACGATAGAACAGGCACGACAGACTGAACAATGGAAAAAGAATGCAACCTTAGCTTATGCTGCAGTCGTACTGGCCAGCGAACAATATGCATTAGCCGTAGAAGATTCCATCGCCTATCAGAAGATACTCGCCGTAGTTAAATCCAGATACGAGGAGGGGAGAGAAGGGACATCTGAATACGTACAGGCACAACAAGAACTCGAGCGCAAGCGAATAGCGCTTTATGAAGCATGGTCAGTCCTGCTGGACTCTGATTTAGAGCTAGGGCGATATCAAGATCTGGACACGACGAAGGTGCTGAGTTCAAATATGCAGGATATCCGACAGTTTATCCAAGCTTTACAACTTTACAATTACGATCTTGAAACGTTGAAGCTCGACCAGCAGATGAATGAGTTGCAGCAGCGGTCGCTAAAAAAAGAGCTTTTGCCTACACTTAAGCTCAATGCCTATTTAGGCGAGCAGCTCTATAGCAACGAATTCCGTCTCGACCGGGGCTCCGACTGGTTTGGAAATAGTTTTGTAAACCTCGCTTTGCGCATTCCACTGAGCAGCTACTTTACGATGCAACCGAGCCTAAAGAAGAATATCCTGCAGCAGCAATTGACCAGCCTTCAATTAGAAGAAGAACAATTGAACGATAACATTCAAAGCCAGCAAAAGGCCGTAAAAGTGCAGGCGGCGGAAAAGAAATTAGCCGCTTATCAGCGTATCGACCAATTAGCATTGGAAAACAAAGAGACCAAAGAAAAGGCGTTTCACGCGGGTCGCCTCTTATTAACAGAGCTTATGCAAGCCCATGCAAGTTATAATCAGGCAAGAAAAGATATTTGGCAAGCAGAATATGACCTCTTGAAAATAGCTTTAGAAAATTAA
- a CDS encoding efflux RND transporter periplasmic adaptor subunit encodes MKMTTNRIFYILFTSILFVALSSCGNKKEEKQQSNKEILQEIKEIKAVGKVVSAKDWTIISSNTSARIKQLLVKDGDSVSKGQLLMQLEAGNTDLDVQQAKAQLNSLNKENKTITEDIRKAKVYADELKAKYETSKRLFEQDAETKEKMSTDYSNWQQQELTLRGLQQKQQAQQASAYEQQLEIQKTENTRSDFQIVAASSGVITDLVAKVGQSVQVAMELGKIIDVEHPMVEAEVDELFVNDVKIGQSVLIFPVGRKDQAANGRITYLSPILSEKSILYETANEGQDRRVRKIKIEIEGNNVLTINSKVDCTIRIR; translated from the coding sequence ATGAAGATGACTACAAATAGAATATTTTATATCCTGTTCACCTCGATACTTTTCGTAGCCCTTTCTTCCTGTGGCAACAAAAAGGAGGAAAAACAACAATCCAATAAAGAGATACTCCAGGAGATCAAGGAGATTAAGGCTGTTGGAAAGGTTGTCAGTGCAAAAGACTGGACCATCATTTCTTCCAATACTTCCGCGCGCATCAAACAATTGCTGGTAAAGGATGGAGACTCCGTAAGCAAAGGACAATTGCTGATGCAGTTAGAAGCGGGTAATACTGACCTGGATGTGCAGCAAGCTAAAGCTCAGCTCAATAGCCTTAACAAAGAAAACAAAACCATTACAGAAGATATCCGCAAGGCGAAAGTTTATGCGGATGAACTGAAAGCCAAGTACGAGACTTCCAAACGTCTGTTCGAACAGGATGCGGAGACGAAAGAAAAGATGAGTACAGACTACTCGAATTGGCAACAACAGGAGCTTACGCTAAGGGGATTGCAACAAAAGCAACAAGCGCAGCAAGCCTCAGCCTACGAACAGCAGCTTGAAATTCAGAAAACCGAAAACACAAGATCGGATTTTCAAATCGTCGCAGCCTCCTCCGGAGTTATTACAGATCTTGTAGCAAAGGTAGGGCAGAGCGTGCAAGTTGCTATGGAATTAGGGAAGATTATCGATGTTGAGCATCCTATGGTTGAAGCTGAGGTCGATGAGCTTTTTGTGAATGATGTCAAAATCGGGCAATCGGTTCTGATTTTTCCCGTAGGCCGCAAAGATCAGGCTGCCAATGGGCGGATAACCTACCTGAGTCCGATTCTATCCGAGAAGTCTATTTTATACGAAACGGCAAATGAGGGACAGGATCGCCGCGTCAGAAAAATAAAGATAGAAATTGAGGGAAATAATGTATTAACCATTAACTCGAAAGTTGATTGTACGATAAGGATTAGATAG
- a CDS encoding WG repeat-containing protein has protein sequence MKLATVFTLLCLIGHLAFAQEEETISIDELEVTNDIELGAGYIAYHDSTNFSYGLKTEDGRVLTQPIYSSVGEYIDGTFIVVTEDYKYGIIDTTANFTVPLEYDELQFDPAVNAYIYAKDGQSGLMDKQGKKLWKVSYTSLSPFIDAYAVYSEGDKFGLVDQSGKVVVPAAYESIMQFDPKYYVVLAGSDMQVYTIKDQKLLVGGFQYLFLADVDDLFVASRDGLSYGYINGKGETVIPFNYSFAGQFVDGYANVVKTGEDEMIYINQKGEEVKPDVNY, from the coding sequence ATGAAATTAGCTACAGTTTTCACCTTGCTATGTCTAATCGGACATTTAGCTTTCGCTCAAGAAGAAGAAACCATTTCCATTGACGAATTAGAAGTAACGAACGACATCGAGCTCGGTGCTGGCTATATTGCTTATCATGACTCCACGAACTTCAGTTATGGTCTAAAAACAGAGGACGGCCGTGTGTTGACTCAGCCTATTTACTCGTCTGTTGGAGAGTACATCGATGGAACATTCATCGTTGTTACCGAAGACTACAAATATGGCATCATCGATACGACAGCAAATTTCACGGTTCCCTTGGAATATGATGAATTACAATTCGACCCCGCTGTCAATGCTTACATATATGCTAAGGATGGTCAATCGGGCTTGATGGATAAGCAGGGCAAGAAACTATGGAAGGTCAGCTATACGTCGCTTTCACCTTTCATTGATGCATATGCCGTGTATTCAGAGGGCGACAAATTTGGCTTGGTGGATCAGTCTGGTAAAGTCGTCGTTCCTGCTGCTTATGAAAGTATTATGCAGTTTGACCCCAAATACTATGTTGTATTAGCTGGCTCAGACATGCAGGTCTATACGATCAAAGATCAGAAGCTTCTTGTAGGGGGCTTCCAATACCTATTCCTTGCCGATGTAGACGATCTATTTGTTGCTAGCCGAGATGGCCTGAGCTACGGATATATCAATGGTAAAGGAGAGACAGTCATTCCATTTAATTACAGCTTTGCGGGGCAATTTGTTGACGGTTATGCTAATGTGGTTAAAACGGGAGAAGACGAGATGATCTACATCAACCAAAAAGGTGAGGAAGTGAAGCCTGATGTGAACTACTAA